A genomic stretch from Telopea speciosissima isolate NSW1024214 ecotype Mountain lineage chromosome 7, Tspe_v1, whole genome shotgun sequence includes:
- the LOC122668052 gene encoding protein MITOFERRINLIKE 1, chloroplastic encodes MENRLSTSLGFPSPNSNYHRSFSDFDSLFNHFSGLLSLPNLQTISPNKSSKNKSMNNNRNKTNGVCFSSTSLSVENHLISSSVPIQDPKPASHKWLKLQSASKGSSKVQTLIKNLSVFERALIGAGAGGIAGAFTYVCLLPLDTIKTKLQTKGAAQMYKGTFDAIAKTFQTKGIMGFYSGVSAVIIGSTFSSAVYFGTCEFGKSILSKSSQYPAVLIPPTAGAMGNIVSSAIMVPKELITQRMQAGAVGRSWEVLFRILEKDGVLGLYAGYSATLLRNLPAGILSYSSFEYLKAAVLSRTKKGHLEPFHSVCCGALAGAISASFTTPLDVVKTRLMTQVQVEAKNKVALGMHSGVSATVKQILKEEGWVGLTRGMGPRVLHSACFAALGYFAFETARLTLLHQYLQRNEMDLEVLESP; translated from the coding sequence ATGGAGAACAGACTCTCTACATCTCTTGGTTTTCCATCGCCAAATTCCAACTATCATCGAAGTTTCTCTGATTTCGACAGCCTTTTCAATCACTTCTCCGGCCTCTTATCCCTTCCCAATCTCCAGACCATAAGCCCTAACAAATCCTCCAAGAATAAATCCATGAACAACAACAGAAACAAGACCAATGGTGTCTGCTTCTCTTCAACTTCCCTGTCCGTGGAGAACCACCTCATATCTTCATCCGTTCCAATCCAAGACCCAAAACCCGCATCTCATAAATGGCTGAAACTGCAATCCGCATCAAAGGGAAGCTCAAAAGTGCAGACACTGATCAAAAACCTGTCGGTCTTCGAAAGGGCTCTCATTGGGGCGGGCGCAGGAGGGATAGCTGGTGCTTTCACTTACGTCTGTCTTCTCCCTCTTGACACCATCAAAACGAAGCTCCAGACAAAAGGGGCGGCCCAGATGTACAAAGGTACTTTCGATGCCATTGCCAAAACCTTCCAAACAAAAGGAATTATGGGTTTCTACAGCGGCGTATCTGCCGTTATTATCGGCTCTACTTTTTCATCTGCTGTGTACTTTGGGACTTGCGAGTTTGGTAAGTCGATCCTATCAAAATCGTCGCAATACCCTGCTGTGCTCATCCCTCCTACAGCTGGTGCTATGGGAAACATTGTCTCCTCTGCCATAATGGTGCCCAAGGAGCTTATTACTCAGAGAATGCAAGCGGGGGCAGTTGGGAGGTCTTGGGAGGTCCTTTTCAGGATTCTAGAGAAAGATGGGGTTTTGGGTCTTTATGCTGGTTATTCTGCCACTTTGCTCAGGAATTTACCTGCTGGGATTTTGAGTTATTCTTCTTTTGAGTACTTGAAAGCTGCTGTTTTGAGCAGAACGAAGAAGGGTCACTTGGAACCTTTTCATAGCGTTTGTTGTGGCGCTTTGGCTGGGGCAATTTCAGCTTCTTTCACTACGCCTCTGGATGTGGTGAAGACGAGGTTGATGACTCAGGTTCAGGTGGAGGCCAAGAATAAGGTTGCTCTTGGTATGCACAGTGGGGTTTCAGCAACAGTAAAGCAGATTTTGAAGGAAGAAGGATGGGTAGGACTGACCCGTGGAATGGGTCCCCGGGTTCTTCACAGTGCGTGTTTTGCAGCTTTGGGTTACTTTGCTTTTGAGACTGCTAGACTTACGCTGTTGCATCAGTATCTCCAAAGGAACGAGATGGACCTAGAGGTCCTAGAGTCGCCCTGA